A stretch of Chitinophaga caeni DNA encodes these proteins:
- a CDS encoding TlpA family protein disulfide reductase → MKRFVLKSWMPLALLASPITMLAQQNKIVKSITVKGKVQFRDPRTKEQKIWLMKESLVGKPTAVDSCLLKEDNSFTFTLKQDHQGVYSIDALHWDHATFWSDADVKVSMRGYDTARYKVKVPHYNYVEGSYDNNFVNMSVLNSELNYRRMIDEYNMQYYAKKSTDSAFNHYLETRTVYNPLSKDFETRQEILIRSYQDRPVAIYAIRGMAGTEAGEKYDRALSMLDVLIGKYPWLTEAKDLKKNIIFNMEQAQKLKAGKPMPSISYPTPGGQLANLEKYKGKYLLVDFWASWCGPCRQAIPKVKELYETYKEKGFAVVSISIDTDEKAWRKAMKDENMPWEQMLSSNKDETMKTFQFSGIPTLYLVDPEGNIINKYTGFTDEAHEKIENAIKNKEKAPKAVRSASMSSF, encoded by the coding sequence ATGAAACGATTCGTATTAAAATCTTGGATGCCGCTTGCCTTATTAGCGAGTCCAATTACCATGCTGGCACAACAAAACAAGATCGTTAAATCGATCACCGTAAAAGGAAAAGTGCAGTTTAGAGATCCAAGGACCAAGGAGCAAAAAATTTGGCTCATGAAAGAATCCCTGGTTGGGAAACCAACAGCAGTAGACAGTTGTTTGCTCAAGGAGGATAACAGTTTCACATTTACACTCAAACAGGACCACCAGGGAGTATATTCCATCGATGCCCTGCATTGGGATCATGCCACTTTTTGGAGCGATGCAGATGTGAAAGTTTCCATGCGCGGCTACGATACGGCAAGGTACAAAGTAAAAGTACCGCATTATAATTATGTAGAGGGATCGTATGATAACAATTTCGTCAACATGAGCGTGTTGAATTCCGAATTGAATTACCGCAGGATGATCGACGAATATAACATGCAATATTATGCTAAGAAGTCCACTGACTCTGCATTTAACCATTACCTCGAAACAAGAACGGTTTACAATCCTTTATCGAAGGATTTCGAAACCAGGCAAGAAATATTGATCCGCTCGTACCAAGATCGGCCCGTGGCTATATATGCCATCCGCGGTATGGCGGGTACAGAAGCCGGGGAGAAATATGACCGTGCATTGTCGATGCTGGATGTATTAATCGGTAAATATCCCTGGTTGACAGAGGCTAAAGACCTGAAGAAGAATATCATCTTTAACATGGAGCAGGCACAAAAGCTGAAGGCTGGAAAACCGATGCCTTCCATCTCCTACCCCACGCCCGGCGGACAACTTGCCAACTTGGAAAAGTATAAAGGAAAGTATTTACTGGTTGATTTCTGGGCTAGCTGGTGCGGTCCTTGCAGGCAAGCCATCCCTAAAGTCAAAGAATTATATGAAACGTACAAAGAAAAAGGATTTGCCGTGGTAAGTATATCTATCGACACGGATGAAAAAGCTTGGAGAAAAGCGATGAAAGATGAAAATATGCCCTGGGAACAAATGCTCTCCAGCAATAAGGATGAAACCATGAAAACATTCCAGTTCAGCGGTATCCCGACACTCTACCTCGTTGATCCGGAAGGAAATATCATAAATAAATATACGGGCTTCA